Proteins from a genomic interval of Spea bombifrons isolate aSpeBom1 chromosome 4, aSpeBom1.2.pri, whole genome shotgun sequence:
- the LOC128492139 gene encoding phospholipid phosphatase 3-like, which translates to MHLTPGGAPDWCPDPRVLKVTVGGHCVRRESKSQVTRESRKSLLLLDVLCLCVVSIPFLICELGLVAPVHRGFFCDDMSIQFPETREETVSDTVLISVGILITGLAIVFGECHRVSRQRGSNTCPREGYFSAVYRQILPFLFGSALGQSLTNAAKLSAGRLRPNFLCICQPEALNCTTGFIETYRCTGDPGAVTEARKSFYSGHASFSLYSMLYLSFYLQVRMKWRGARLLRPLLQFVLVLLALYTGFSRISDHRHHPSDVAVGFMQGALVAYWVAFHISDLFKQKSSQSVSVPPRTDSPETFTNC; encoded by the exons ATGCACCTCACACCTGGTGGCGCACCGGATTGGTGCCCGGACCCCCGGGTATTGAAAGTGACCGTCGGTGGGCACTGCGTGCGGAGGGAGTCCAAGTCCCAGGTGACCCGCGAGTCCCGAAAATCCCTGCTTTTGCTGGACGTGCTGTGTCTCTGTGTGG TTTCCATCCCGTTCTTAATCTGTGAGCTGGGATTGGTTGCGCCGGTTCACCGCGGGTTTTTCTGCGATGATATGTCCATCCAATTCCCGGAGACGCGCGAAGAGACCGTGAGTGACACCGTATTGATCAGCGTGGGGATTCTCATCACAGGGCTTGCT ATTGTTTTTGGCGAATGTCACCGCGTCAGCAGACAGCGCGGTTCTAACACCTGCCCGAGGGAGGGGTATTTCTCAGCCGTGTACCGCCAGATCCTCCCCTTCCTGTTTGGCTCGGCCCTCGGACAGTCTCTAACGAACGCGGCCAAGCTGAGCGCAGGTCGTCTGAGGCCGAACTTCCTGTGCATATGCCAGCCGGAGGCCTTAAACTGCACAACGGGGTTCATTGAGACGTACAGGTGCACGGGGGACCCGGGAGCGGTGACCGAGGCCAG gaaatcattcTACTCTGGTCATGCCTCGTTCTCCTTGTATTCCATGCTGTATCTCTCG TTTTACCTGCAGGTGCGGATGAAATGGCGTGGGGCTCGTCTTCTGCGTCCCCTCCTTCAGTTTGTTCTAGTCCTTCTAGCCCTATACACAGGGTTCAGTCGAATCTCAGATCACAGGCACCACCCGTCGGACGTGGCTGTGGGTTTCATGCAGGGTGCGCTGGTCGCATACTGGGTG gcattcCACATTTCTGATTTGTTTAAGCAGAAGAGCTCACAATCCGTCTCAGTTCCTCCGAGGACCGACAGTCCTGAAACCTTTACAAACTGTTAG